A stretch of DNA from Leucobacter luti:
ACCCAGTGCACGTGATCCGGATGATCGCGCTGGGCACCATCGAGGAAAAGGTGCTCGACCTGCAGCGCCGCAAACAGGCGCTGTTTGACGCAGTGATCGATGACGAGCAACTGTTCTCGCACGCGATGACTGCAGCAGACGTCCTCGCCCTGTTTGAGGATCACCCGCCGGCGTAGCTCACGTCCTCAGATGCGCGGTGCTCCGACGCCTCCTACTGCGTCGGCCCGGCTCCGGACCCGGCCGGTGGTTCGGGTTCAGTCACCGTCTGCGCCTTCGACTCGACGTCGGCCGCGAGCGTGCCGAGGTACAGTTCGATCACGCGCGGATCGTTTGCAAGCTCGCGTCCAGGTCCCTCATACGCGTTCGTGCCGTGATCGAGCACATACGCACGATCGCAGATCTGGAGGCAGCGTCTGGCGTTCTGCTCCACCATAATGATGGTGACGCCGGTCTTGTTGATCTGCCTGGTCCGGATAAACGTCTCGTCCTGACGCACCGGGGAAAGCCCGGCGCTTGGCTCATCAAGCAGCAGCACGTGCGGCTGCATCATGAGCGCGCGGGCCATGGCAACAGACTGGCGTTCGCCGCCCGACAGTGACCCTGCAAGTTGGCGACGGCGATCAGCGAGCATTGGGAACAGCTCCCACATCTCCTCGACCCGCGTCACGAATTCTTTCGGCTTGAGGAAGAGCCCCATCTGCAGGTTCTCTTCAATCGAGAGCGACGGGAACACGTTGTTGGTCTGTGGCACGAAGCCGACGCCAGCGCGTACGAGTTCGTTTGTTTTGAGCCCGGTCACATCATTCCCTCCGAGCGTGACGGTGCCCGAGCGAATGTTCACGAGCCCGAACAGGGCTTTGAGGAGTGTCGACTTCCCGGCCCCGTTCGGGCCGATGATGCCGACGAGTTCGCCCTTCCGGGCCTCAAGCGAACAGTTGTTCAAAATATTGATCCCGGGCAGGTAGCCGGCGTCGAGGCCGTCCGCCCGGAGGATGGGCTGTGTGTCGTCGCTCATCGCGATCCTTCCCCGGCCTCACTGGCCACTTCGTCAGCGACTTCTTCAGAGATCGCGCGGATCACTCCGGTGGTCAGCACATCGTCGTCACCGAGGTCGCGGTCATGGTGTGCGCCGAGGTAGGCATCGACCACGGCAGAGCTCGTCATGACGTCTTCGGGGAGGCCCTCGGCGATGATCTCGCCCTGCGCCATCACGACGACCCAGTCTGAAATGTGTCGCACCATGTGCATATCGTGTTCGACAAACAGCACGGTGGTGCCTTCGTCGCGCAGTGTCTGGATATGCTCCAGCAAGCTCTGCGTGAGCGCAGGATTGACTCCGGCCATCGGCTCATCGAGCATGATCATTGACGGCTCAGTCATGAGTGCCCGCGCCATCTCGAGCAGTTTCTTCTGGCCACCGGAGAGTCCGCCAGCCATATCGTTGCGCTTCTCATCGAGCTTGAACCGCCGCAGCAACTCCTCGGCACGCTCGATGTTCTCCCGCTCGCGCTTCGCCCACAGCGGTTTCACGAGCCCGACCCAGAGGTTCTCGCCCGGCTGATTCGCGGCGCCAATGAGCATGTTTTCGAGCACGGTCATACGGCCAAGTGCCTTCGTGAGCTGGAACGTGCGGATCATTCCTGCACGCGCGACCTTTGTCGCGTTGGTGCGTCCCAGTGAGCGACCCTCGAAACTCCAGCGCGCTCGGTCGGCGCCGCCGCCGAAGACGCCTGCGGCGTTGCTGGCCTTGTCAAAGCCGGTGAGCAAATTGAAGAACGTCGTCTTGCCTGCCCCGTTCGGGCCGATGAGCGCGGTGATCGCGCCGCGTTGCACCTGCAAGTGATCGACGCTGACCGCGGTCATGCCACCAAAGCGACGCTCAATTCGGTCGACGGTCAGGATTGGATCCGGCTTGGCCACACCTGGCAGCTGATCCAGTGTGCGCAACTGTGCACGCAGGGCCTCGCGATCGGCGGGGTATCCCGGCGGGAGCGGGCGGCCGGGACGCGGCTGTGAGCTCGTGGGCGGCTCGGTCAAGATTGGCTCAGACATTGAACGACAGCTCCTTCTTGTTGCCCAGTATGCCTTGCGGTCTGAATATCACCAGCAGCATGAGCATCAGTCCGATGAGGATCCAGGACACGATCTCGGTTTGCTGCGCATTCAGGATCGAATCGGGAACGAACTCGCCAGCGACGCTCGTGATCACGAGCCGCACGACGAAGAACAGGATGGATCCGAGCAGCGGGCCGAGGATCGTCGCAGCGCCGCCCAGCAGCATAATCATCCACAGGTTGAATGTGGTGGCGCGGCCCATCCCGTCCGGGTTGATCGCGGCGGGGAATGCCATGATGATCCCGCCAAAGCCACCCATGACGCCTCCGATCATGAGCGCCTGCATCTTGTAGGAAAACGTGTTCTTTCCGAGACTGCGCACGGCGTCCTCGTCTTCACGGATCCCCTTCAGCACGCGGCCCCACGGGCTGCGCATCAGCAGCCAGGTCACGAGCAGAAACAGGATCACGAGCCCCCAGGCCACGATCCGTGACCACCAGTCATCCACGCCAGTGTTGACGTAATCGAGGCTGAGGAACGACGTGCGACCCTCCGGCAGCGGCGAGAGCGCATTGAACTCTTCGCGGAACTGTGGGCTCTGAATGCCGCTGGGGCCGCCGGTGATCGGAGACAGGTTCGCGAGTCGCGCGGTCATGCGGATGATCTCAGCGGCGCCGATCGTCACGATGGCGAGGTAGTCTCCGCGCAGTTTCAGCGTGGGGATCCCGAGCAGCAGCGCGAACAGTGCCGCCGCGAGCATCGAGATCAGTATCGAGGGGAAGAAGCCGAGTCCGCCCATCACCGAGATCACGAACCCGTAGCCGCCGACGAGCATGAAGCCGGCCTGGCCCATGTTCATCAGTCCGGTAAACCCGAAATGAATGTTCAGTCCAATCGCGGCAAGCACGAATGCCGCGGTGATGGGGGACAGTGCGGTCTGCAGTATGGCCTGCAGGAGTCCAATGAGAAAGTCCATGGTGCGTCCCTACCCGACTCGCTCAGCGCGGCCGAAAATACCCTGCGGGCGCACCAGCAGGACGACGATGAGGATAAAGAGTGCTGCGGCGTGTTTGAGATCGCCGGGAAGCCAGATGTTCGCCATTTCGACGATGAGGCCGATAATCATGGCGCCCACTACCGCGCCAAACGCGGTGCCGATGCCGCCGAGCACGACCGCCGCGAAGAGGAGCAGCAGGAAGTGCCAGCCGGTGTTCCATGAGATCCCGTTCAGTACGAGGCCGAGGAGCACACCGGCGAGACCGGCGAGCGCGGAGCTCGCGATCCAGACGATGCGGATCACCCGGTTCACGTCGATGCCTGAGGCTTCTGCGAGCGCCGGGTTGTCTGAGACCGCGCGGGTGGCGCGGCCGAAGCGCGAGTATTTGAGGGCGAGGCCCACCGCGACAATCGCGACGAGCGCGATCCCCATTGCAATGTAGGACTGCACGGTGAGGGTGACCCCGAGCAGTGTGACTGTTGCTGGCGTGCTCGGGTCGATCCGCAGCACGTTCGCACCGAAGAAGAACTGGAAGACATTCTGCAGCACGATCGAAAGCGCAATTGAGACGATCATCATTTGCATCAGGCTCAAACGCCGCTTGCGCAGTGGTCGCCACAGAATCTTGTCTTGCACCCAGCCGAAGATCGCCATGATCAGGACCGAGATCCCGCCGGCGAGCCAGATATTTCCCGTGAGCCCCATGAACAGGAACGCGAGGATCCCGCCCATTGAGAGCATCTCGGCGTGAGCAAAGTTGCTGAGGCCAGTGGTGCCGAACACCAGCGAGAGCCCGACTGCCGCGAGCGAGAGCAGCAGACCCATGCGGATC
This window harbors:
- a CDS encoding branched-chain amino acid ABC transporter permease yields the protein MDFLIGLLQAILQTALSPITAAFVLAAIGLNIHFGFTGLMNMGQAGFMLVGGYGFVISVMGGLGFFPSILISMLAAALFALLLGIPTLKLRGDYLAIVTIGAAEIIRMTARLANLSPITGGPSGIQSPQFREEFNALSPLPEGRTSFLSLDYVNTGVDDWWSRIVAWGLVILFLLVTWLLMRSPWGRVLKGIREDEDAVRSLGKNTFSYKMQALMIGGVMGGFGGIIMAFPAAINPDGMGRATTFNLWMIMLLGGAATILGPLLGSILFFVVRLVITSVAGEFVPDSILNAQQTEIVSWILIGLMLMLLVIFRPQGILGNKKELSFNV
- a CDS encoding ABC transporter ATP-binding protein — encoded protein: MSEPILTEPPTSSQPRPGRPLPPGYPADREALRAQLRTLDQLPGVAKPDPILTVDRIERRFGGMTAVSVDHLQVQRGAITALIGPNGAGKTTFFNLLTGFDKASNAAGVFGGGADRARWSFEGRSLGRTNATKVARAGMIRTFQLTKALGRMTVLENMLIGAANQPGENLWVGLVKPLWAKRERENIERAEELLRRFKLDEKRNDMAGGLSGGQKKLLEMARALMTEPSMIMLDEPMAGVNPALTQSLLEHIQTLRDEGTTVLFVEHDMHMVRHISDWVVVMAQGEIIAEGLPEDVMTSSAVVDAYLGAHHDRDLGDDDVLTTGVIRAISEEVADEVASEAGEGSR
- a CDS encoding ABC transporter ATP-binding protein, with amino-acid sequence MSDDTQPILRADGLDAGYLPGINILNNCSLEARKGELVGIIGPNGAGKSTLLKALFGLVNIRSGTVTLGGNDVTGLKTNELVRAGVGFVPQTNNVFPSLSIEENLQMGLFLKPKEFVTRVEEMWELFPMLADRRRQLAGSLSGGERQSVAMARALMMQPHVLLLDEPSAGLSPVRQDETFIRTRQINKTGVTIIMVEQNARRCLQICDRAYVLDHGTNAYEGPGRELANDPRVIELYLGTLAADVESKAQTVTEPEPPAGSGAGPTQ
- a CDS encoding branched-chain amino acid ABC transporter permease — its product is MTRQPSSPGIRRRLSGAALFVVALAAAFGAVFSAPPAQAVSTCTPDPQTACVQGIIKTSAGDPAAGVALTLDDGEQKTTSDADGRWVFPVTKAGSHTVAVDPATLPGGQFLKTAESREVTVELYESVSALFPLTDDPAATGSTSPEPEPDPAQPAETQPPTTTPGAETSAGTTASGDGFSWPRFWQQFASGIRMGLLLSLAAVGLSLVFGTTGLSNFAHAEMLSMGGILAFLFMGLTGNIWLAGGISVLIMAIFGWVQDKILWRPLRKRRLSLMQMMIVSIALSIVLQNVFQFFFGANVLRIDPSTPATVTLLGVTLTVQSYIAMGIALVAIVAVGLALKYSRFGRATRAVSDNPALAEASGIDVNRVIRIVWIASSALAGLAGVLLGLVLNGISWNTGWHFLLLLFAAVVLGGIGTAFGAVVGAMIIGLIVEMANIWLPGDLKHAAALFILIVVLLVRPQGIFGRAERVG